A part of Ursus arctos isolate Adak ecotype North America chromosome X, UrsArc2.0, whole genome shotgun sequence genomic DNA contains:
- the LOC113249590 gene encoding melanoma-associated antigen B17-like, whose product MPRGKSKVRAWEKRHQGRGEAQSLGGAPAAAAAAAAAEEPPRSPQPAVGGMPPGSPEEGTPPQPQGARAPDSPGEGPAGPPRDQGARAPDSPGEGPAGPPRDQGAGGPAPAERKNALTRKASVLVQFLLEKYAAGEPVAHAALLKLVSRKYREHFPEILRLTSERMELVFGLELREADARSQTYVLVSKLALPSDGSLGGGGKGPPKTGLLMALLGVIFMKGNRATEEEVWEFLTVLGVQAGRRHPIFGEPRKLITEDLVRQGYLQYRPVPASDPPRYEFLWGPRAHEQTSKMQVLQVLAKINNTVPRCFPQLYEEALLEEGERAVARGPRRV is encoded by the coding sequence ATGCCTCGGGGCAAGAGCAAGGTCCGTGCCTGGGAGAAACGCCACCAGGGCCGCGGTGAGGCTCAGAGTCTCGGGGGTGCTCCTGCTGCAGCAGCCGCAGCCGCAGCAGCAGAAGAGCCCCCCCGCTCCCCCCAGCCCGCTGTGGGGGGGATGCCCCCGGGCTCCCCCGAGGAGGGTACACCCCCGCAGCCCCAGGGCGCCCGGGCCCCCGACTCTCCTGGCGAGGGCCCTGCAGGCCCGCCACGTGACCAGGGCGCCCGGGCCCCCGACTCTCCTGGCGAGGGCCCTGCAGGCCCGCCACGTGACCAGGGCGCCGGGGGCCCGGCCCCGGCCGAGCGCAAAAACGCCCTCACCCGCAAGGCCAGCGTGCTGGTGCAGTTCCTGCTGGAGAAGTACGCGGCCGGGGAGCCCGTGGCGCACGCCGCGCTGCTGAAGCTCGTCAGCAGGAAGTACCGCGAGCACTTCCCCGAGATCCTCAGGCTCACCTCGGAGCGCATGGAGCTAGTGTTCGGGCTCGAGCTCAGGGAGGCCGACGCCCGCAGCCAGACCTACGTCCTGGTCAGCAAGCTGGCCCTCCCGAGCGACGGCAGCCTGGGCGGCGGCGGCAAGGGGCCGCCCAAGACCGGCCTCCTGATGGCGCTCCTGGGCGTGATCTTCATGAAGGGCAACCGCGCCACCGAGGAGGAGGTCTGGGAGTTCCTCACCGTGCTGGGCGTCCAGGCGGGCAGGAGGCACCCGATCTTCGGCGAGCCCAGGAAGCTCATCACCGAAGACCTGGTGCGCCAGGGCTACCTGCAGTACCGCCCGGTGCCAGCCAGCGACCCTCCGCGCTACGAGTTCCTGTGGGGCCCGCGGGCCCACGAGCAGACCAGCAAGATGCAGGTGCTGCAGGTCCTGGCCAAGATCAACAACACCGTGCCCAGGTGCTTCCCGCAGCTGTACGAGGAGGCTCTGCTAGAGGAGGGGGAGCGCGCGGTGGCCCGTGGCCCTCGCCGCGTCTAG